ATAATAGTCGTAGTAGGAGACGAAATACTCGACCGCGTTGTCCGGGAAGAAGCTCTTGAACTCGCCGTAAAGCTGGGCCGCCAGCGTCTTGTTCGGCGCCAAGATCAAGGCCGGGCGCTGGGTGCGCTGGATGACCTGCGCCATGGTGTAGGTCTTGCCCGAGCCGGTGACCCCGAGCAGCACCTGGGTCTGCTCGCCGGACGTGATGCCACCCACAAGTTCGGCAATCGCGGTTGGCTGGTCGCCCTTCGGCTCGTACTCGGAGGCCAGGTTGATCGGGACGCCGCCTTCGGATTTTTCCGGCCGGTCCGGCCGGTGTGGCACCCAGAGTTCGCCATTCTTGTGCAGCGGGTTGCCGCTTTCGATCAGGGCCGACAGGGCCTCGACGGTCGCGGTTGCGCCCTGCTTGCCGCCGAGCTCGCCATAGCGGCCATCGGCGGCGGATTTCTTTTTGTTGTCCTTTTTGTGCTGCTTGAGTTTGGCCTCGAGTTCCTCGGCCTCCTCCAGCGACATGTCCAGCCCGGCCACCGGATTGAGACCCCCGGCAGCCCGCTCGCGCGCCGTGTCCGCCTTGCCCATACTTGTTCCGCGCGCGGATTTGGCTGGTTTCTCCTTTTTTGCGCTCGCGGCCCGACGCGCTTTAGCGCTGGCCTGCGCGGGCGCGTCCTGACCGGACGACGGCCCGTCGGCCTTGCCTTCGCTTGGCTCCGGATATGTCCCACGTGCCTTCGCGCCCTTGGGCGACAGCTTCGCCTTGCGGCCTTCTTCGACATTGGCGGTAACAGACCCGTCCCCTCCGGCCCGCTCGCGCTCCTTCGAGGAAGTCCGGGCCGTGCGCGTGGACGAGCCGGGCGCGCCAGGTGCCAGCTCTGCGAGCTTCGACGGGTCCTTGATCTTGGATTTGGAGGGGGGCGTCGGCTTCTCTGCTTCCTCGGCAATCTCAGCTGCCCAGTCGGATATCGACCCGGACAGGGGCGCGCCGGACAGAGGTTTTTGGGGCGCTTCGCCGAAACCGTCCGGCGTTTGCGGGGCAGGCGTTGTCGGATCTTCAGCGGAGGATTTCGGGGGACGTTTGCTCATGGGCTGCAATATGGTCCGACTCTCCGGCCGAGAAAACCCCTGCGTTGCGGCTTTGTTCCAGTTTCTCAGACTTCTTGCCAGTCTCCTGACAGAAGGGTGTCAGGAAGCCGCCCTCACTCACCCCTTGGATACCGCTGGCCGTCTTCGACTTCGTTGAGGTCCATGTGGTTGCGCATGTAGCGCTCTGAGGCTTTTTGGAGGGGCTGGTAGTCCCAGGGGAAATAGGCGCCGTTGCGCAGGGCTTCGTAGACGATCCAGCGGCGGGCTTGCGATTGGCGGACCTCGGCGTCAAAGGCGGACATGTCCCACTTTTCTCCGATCTTTGTTGCGAACGACGCAGCGACCTCTGCATGGGTCGGATCATCGGCCAGATTGGTCTGTTCGTTGGGGTCGTCCGCGAGGTTGAACAACTGGGGCGGATCGAGGTCGCAATGGATGTATTTCCAATTCCCCTCCCGGATGCCGACCAGAGGCGCGTAGGAGGCTTCGGCGGCGTATTCCATGAGTACCGGTTCGGCCCGAGCCGCGCCTTTGGCCAATGGGACAAGGCTGGTGCCGTCCGTCCAGGGCATGATCTCGCTCATGTCGATGCCGGCGAGATCGCAGACCGTCGGCAGGACATCGAGGGTGCTGACGGGGGCGGTTTCCAGATGGGGTGACAGGTCCTTGTCGCAGATCATCAAGGGCACACGGGAAGACCCTTCGAAGAAGGTCATCTTGAACCACAGGCCGCGCTCGCCGAGCATATCGCCGTGATCGGAAACGAAAAGGATTGTGGTGTCGTCCGCCAGATCCATGGCCTCAAGGGCTGCCAGGATTTCGCCAATCTTGTCATCGAGATAAGAGATGTTGGCGAAATAGGCCCGGCGCGAGCGGTGGATGTCATCTTTGGTAATGTTAAAGCTGCGCCAATCATTGGCATCGAAGATCCGTTTGGAATGCGGATCGTGATCCTCATAAGCCTTGGCCGGAACCTCCGGCAACAGCTGATCGCAGTCCTCATAGAGATCCCAGTATTTCTTGCGGGCGACATAAGGGTCATGCGGATGGGTGAAACTGACCGTCAGGCAGAAAGGGCGGTCGTATTTGCCGCGGCCGTAATCATAGATCTTGCGTATCGCCTGAAAGGCGACGTCGTCGTCATACTCCATCTGGTTGGAGATTTCCGAAACGCCGGCGCCGGTGACGGACCCCATGTTGTGATACCACCAGTCAATCCGCTCTCCCGGTTTGCGGTAATCCGGTGTCCAGCCGAAATCGGCCGGGTAGATGTCGGTGGTCAGACGCTCCTCGAAGCCGTGCATTTGGTCGGGTCCGACGAAGTGCATCTTGCCCGACAGGCACGTGGTGTAGCCCGCCCGCCGCAGATGGTGCGCGTAGGTCGGAATGTCGGATGCAAACTCTGCGGCGTTGTCATAAACACCGGTCCTGCGCGGCAACTGACCGGACATGAAACTGGCCCGCCCCGGGGCGCACAGCGGAGAGGCCGTGTAGCTGTTTTGAAACCGGACAGAACGCTCGGCAAGTGCCTTCAGATTTGGAGCGTGCAGGAAATCCGCCGGCCCGTCGGGAAACAAGGTGCCGTTCAGCTGATCGACCATCAATATCAGGATGTTTTTCTGTTCGGCCATATTGTTTCTCCGAGCTTACGAAAGGTCATGAAAGAAACTTGTCCGTTATTTTGATTGAGCGATCAATCAAATCCGACCGGTGTTTGTGTCATTTGGACTCGGCGAAGCGAGATCCAGCATCTGATGAGAGAGCGGTGCCCGCTCAGAAATGATAGAATTTCGTGTCGGAACGGAGGATGTTTTTACCACCTCTCCTATTGTTTGCCCGATTTGCAGAGCGTTGCGCTTCCGGCGATGCGGGAGTTAAAGATATATTTGCGCAGGCTATCAAGCCGCTGCGACGTCCTTGAGGAACCTGTCAATCCGTTGAGTGACACCATCGAGTTCCCGAGTGGCCTCATCCGCGATGGATTCAACCTGTGCGGCGGACTGGCTGGTTTCACCGGAGCCGCGGGAAAGATCTCCGATTGTTTCCGAAACGCTGGCCGTTTGACCGGCTGCCTGTGTCACTCCGGAAGAGATCTCGGAAGTGGCACCAGCCTGCTGCTCGACGGATGCTGCCATGGCAGCTGCGGTTTCGTTGACCTCGTCCATCATGGTCATGATTTCTGTAATCGCTGCCACGACGGCTTCTGTGGAACCTTGGATTTCCGAGACCTGACCGGAAATCTCATCGGTTGCCTTCGACGTCTGCGTCGCCAGTTCTTTGACTTCCGCGGCGACCACGGCAAAGCCTTTGCCTGCATCGCCGGCGCGTGCGGCTTCAATTGTCGCGTTGAGAGCCAGAAGGTTGGTTTGTTCCGCAATATCCTGAATGAGTTGGATCACGGCACCGATCCGTTCAGCTGCGGCCGACAATCCCTTGATCTGATCATTGGACGTCCGGGTCGCTTGGGTCACGTCTTCAACTCGGCCGAGGGTGGCGTTGACTTGCCGCCCGGCTTCTTGGACGGAGGCTGAAAGTTCCTCCGTTGCAGCCGCAATCGTCTGGACGTTGTCACTTGCCTGGCTTGAGGCATGGCTGACGTTTTCGCTTTTGTCCGTTGTCGAGCGGGCAATACCAGTAAGATGTTCGGCCGTGTCTTCGAGCTGCCGCATGTTGCCATTGACGGAGGTCAGGGCGGCTTCAATATCAGCTCTGAACTCGGTAACCAGTGCATCGACAGACTGCTGGCGTTTGAGCGCGGTTTCTGCATCGCGCTGGGTCTGTTGCTCCAGTGCGACACGCTCCACTTCGCGATCCCGGAATGTGCCGACCGCGCGGGCCATGTCTCCGATTTCGTCTTTTCGGCTATTGGCGGCCAGGTCGAGGTCGGTTTGACCCTCTTGCAATTGGCGCATGGCGTTGGTGAGGGACCGGAGCGGACGAATGATGGCGCCTGACAAGAGCACGACAAAACCAACGCCAATGACCAATGCCACCAGCAAGGCGACGGAAATCTGTGTCCGGGCGGTGGCGGCGGAGGAGACGGCGGTCAGGCCCGCGGCGCGGCTTATGGTGCTTGCCTGTTCGCTCAGCGCCGAAGCTGCAGTTGCAAATTGGGCTTGCCCGGCCTTCTGTGCATCGCTGTTCGTGACGACATCCGCAAAGGTTGAGCGCAGGACCGGCAGCGCTTCACCTCCGGCTGTCACAAGCGTGTTCAAAGGCCCGTTCAAAAGATCCAGAAAGGCCTTGTCAGATGTGGATTGAAGGGATGACTGGCGAATGCCTTCCAGAGCGTCCAGCTGGGTTTCGGTTTCGCCGAGATAAGTCTGGAAGGCGGCACTCGATGCTTCTGAGGACGTGGTCAGGTACTCCGCATATGCACTGCGCACGCCAAGGACATTGCGGGCCACGCCTTGCGTGAAATTGGAGAGGAGCGCGATGTCCGCGGTTGCTTTGTCGAATCCACGCAATTCCGCTGTCAGCTCCTCAATCGGAGCTTCAGCTTCTGTAATGATGGTTGTTGTCAGGCCGACGAGTTGTTCAACAGCCGGCTGGAAGGTTTCCGACCAAACCGCTGCGGTCCCGTCGCTGGCACCAGCCTTTAGGTGCGCTTTGATTTGTTTTTCAAACGC
This window of the Roseibium alexandrii DFL-11 genome carries:
- the betC gene encoding choline-sulfatase, which produces MAEQKNILILMVDQLNGTLFPDGPADFLHAPNLKALAERSVRFQNSYTASPLCAPGRASFMSGQLPRRTGVYDNAAEFASDIPTYAHHLRRAGYTTCLSGKMHFVGPDQMHGFEERLTTDIYPADFGWTPDYRKPGERIDWWYHNMGSVTGAGVSEISNQMEYDDDVAFQAIRKIYDYGRGKYDRPFCLTVSFTHPHDPYVARKKYWDLYEDCDQLLPEVPAKAYEDHDPHSKRIFDANDWRSFNITKDDIHRSRRAYFANISYLDDKIGEILAALEAMDLADDTTILFVSDHGDMLGERGLWFKMTFFEGSSRVPLMICDKDLSPHLETAPVSTLDVLPTVCDLAGIDMSEIMPWTDGTSLVPLAKGAARAEPVLMEYAAEASYAPLVGIREGNWKYIHCDLDPPQLFNLADDPNEQTNLADDPTHAEVAASFATKIGEKWDMSAFDAEVRQSQARRWIVYEALRNGAYFPWDYQPLQKASERYMRNHMDLNEVEDGQRYPRGE
- a CDS encoding methyl-accepting chemotaxis protein; the encoded protein is MRLPNMSFLNWPIKTQLQIGFGAMLLCSVGVGAGGYLAASQVQESVTTSKAASDLLGDIPPLLTGAEAFGRNGTEQTANVVEASIDNLSASSDELARNKPEAAQRLTLSVSELEESFRNLKTTRSARDEAIANLDVLTSGLVETTNEVFEQYKALEAYRLGLALNNEGKMNNLSKVAPRLADMRIAAIVLAQETKAFVNAPDKANAKALSERVKALDKDAKAVRRTVKTKTLRASVKDLTKAGKAFEKQIKAHLKAGASDGTAAVWSETFQPAVEQLVGLTTTIITEAEAPIEELTAELRGFDKATADIALLSNFTQGVARNVLGVRSAYAEYLTTSSEASSAAFQTYLGETETQLDALEGIRQSSLQSTSDKAFLDLLNGPLNTLVTAGGEALPVLRSTFADVVTNSDAQKAGQAQFATAASALSEQASTISRAAGLTAVSSAATARTQISVALLVALVIGVGFVVLLSGAIIRPLRSLTNAMRQLQEGQTDLDLAANSRKDEIGDMARAVGTFRDREVERVALEQQTQRDAETALKRQQSVDALVTEFRADIEAALTSVNGNMRQLEDTAEHLTGIARSTTDKSENVSHASSQASDNVQTIAAATEELSASVQEAGRQVNATLGRVEDVTQATRTSNDQIKGLSAAAERIGAVIQLIQDIAEQTNLLALNATIEAARAGDAGKGFAVVAAEVKELATQTSKATDEISGQVSEIQGSTEAVVAAITEIMTMMDEVNETAAAMAASVEQQAGATSEISSGVTQAAGQTASVSETIGDLSRGSGETSQSAAQVESIADEATRELDGVTQRIDRFLKDVAAA